One part of the Magallana gigas chromosome 5, xbMagGiga1.1, whole genome shotgun sequence genome encodes these proteins:
- the LOC105334955 gene encoding peptidyl-prolyl cis-trans isomerase FKBP4 isoform X2 has protein sequence MTQEVHEPTDITPDKDGGVIKQILRAGEGNESPVPGDNVSVHYVGTLDDGTQFDSSRDKGEHFKFDLGKGSVIKAWDLGIATMKKGELAKFTCKPKYAYGEVGSPPKIPSNATLIFEVELVSWKGEDLSLKNDGSIIRHITTKGKGWKNPNEGALVKVHYVGRHGENVFEDREVEFTVGDAVISNVIEGLDIAVKRMKEGEKCRLDIKPSMAYGSKGNPDLGVPPDAELVYDVELLSFENAKESWEMEPHEKLEQSIIAKTKGTKFFKEGNYKVALKYYDKCQKNLEFETTLKGEDEEKRKEVIVQAHLNMAMCHLKMEQYVKVRDHCNKALDLDDKCVKAYFRRGQAYYAGNDFDLARKDFEKACELEPDNKAAKNQVKICEQKIKQFDKKEKAKYQGMFEKFAAEDSKKSDGEKGDDSK, from the exons ATGACACAAGAAGTGCATGAACCAACCGACATCACCCCTGACAAGGATGGAGGTGTGATAAAGCAGATTTTACGTGCCGGGGAAGGAAACGAGAGCCCCGTGCCTGGAGACAATGTCTCCGTCCACTACGTTGGGACACTGGACGATGGAACACAGTTCGACTCGAGTCGTGATAAAGGCGAACATTTCAAGTTTGATCTTGGGAAAG GATCAGTTATTAAAGCATGGGATTTGGGAATTGCGACCATGAAGAAAGGAGAACTGGCCAAGTTCACCTGCAAACCTAAGTATGCTTATGGAGAAGTGGGGTCACCACCCAAGATACCATCCAATGCCacccttatctttgaagtggaGCTTGTTAGTTGGAAAG GTGAAGATTTGTCATTGAAAAATGATGGATCCATCATCAGACATATCACAACAAAAGGAAAAGGATGGAAAAATCCAAACGAAGGCGCTTTGGTCAAAG tGCACTATGTTGGGAGACATGGAGAAAATGTTTTTGAGGATCGGGAGGTGGAGTTTACAGTTGGAGATGCAGTCATTTCAAATGTCATTGAGGGTTTAGACATTGCGGTTAAGAGAATGAAGGAAGGAGAGAAATGTCGGCTGGACATCAAGCCCAGTATGGCATACGGATCAAAAGGAAATCCAGATCTAGGGGTGCCTCCGGATGCTGAACTTGTTTATGATGTAGAACTACTCAGCTTTGAAAAT GCAAAAGAAAGCTGGGAAATGGAGCCCCATGAAAAACTGGAGCAATCCATTATAGCCAAAACAAAGGGAACAAAATTTTTCAAG GAGGGTAACTACAAAGTAGCCCTGAAGTACTACGATAAATGTCAGAAGAATTTGGAGTTTGAGACGACCCTTAAGGGTGAGGATGAAGAGAAGCGGAAGGAAGTTATCGTTCAAGCTCACCTCAACATGGCCATGTGTCACCTGAAGATGGAGCAGTATGTCAAAGTTCGCGACCACTGTAACAAAGCCCTGGACCTGGACGACAAGTGTGTTAAAGCTTACTTCAGGAGGGGACAG GCCTACTATGCTGGAAATGATTTTGACCTTGCCAGAAAAGACTTTGAAAAAGCGTGTGAGTTAGAGCCGGACAATAAAGCCGCTAAAAATCAAGTCAAAATTTGTGAACAGAAGATAAAACAGTTTGACAAGAAGGAAAAAGCCAAGTACCAGGGAATGTTTGAAAAGTTTGCTGCTGAAGATTCTAAAAAG TCTGATGGTGAGAAGGGAGATGACTCCAAGTAA
- the LOC105334955 gene encoding peptidyl-prolyl cis-trans isomerase FKBP4 isoform X1 translates to MTQEVHEPTDITPDKDGGVIKQILRAGEGNESPVPGDNVSVHYVGTLDDGTQFDSSRDKGEHFKFDLGKGSVIKAWDLGIATMKKGELAKFTCKPKYAYGEVGSPPKIPSNATLIFEVELVSWKGEDLSLKNDGSIIRHITTKGKGWKNPNEGALVKVHYVGRHGENVFEDREVEFTVGDAVISNVIEGLDIAVKRMKEGEKCRLDIKPSMAYGSKGNPDLGVPPDAELVYDVELLSFENAKESWEMEPHEKLEQSIIAKTKGTKFFKEGNYKVALKYYDKCQKNLEFETTLKGEDEEKRKEVIVQAHLNMAMCHLKMEQYVKVRDHCNKALDLDDKCVKAYFRRGQAYYAGNDFDLARKDFEKACELEPDNKAAKNQVKICEQKIKQFDKKEKAKYQGMFEKFAAEDSKKPQNRFVDGFEEIGEWDNKMAHGMLPLDQECEAFGEKMPERCNVSQPPGDD, encoded by the exons ATGACACAAGAAGTGCATGAACCAACCGACATCACCCCTGACAAGGATGGAGGTGTGATAAAGCAGATTTTACGTGCCGGGGAAGGAAACGAGAGCCCCGTGCCTGGAGACAATGTCTCCGTCCACTACGTTGGGACACTGGACGATGGAACACAGTTCGACTCGAGTCGTGATAAAGGCGAACATTTCAAGTTTGATCTTGGGAAAG GATCAGTTATTAAAGCATGGGATTTGGGAATTGCGACCATGAAGAAAGGAGAACTGGCCAAGTTCACCTGCAAACCTAAGTATGCTTATGGAGAAGTGGGGTCACCACCCAAGATACCATCCAATGCCacccttatctttgaagtggaGCTTGTTAGTTGGAAAG GTGAAGATTTGTCATTGAAAAATGATGGATCCATCATCAGACATATCACAACAAAAGGAAAAGGATGGAAAAATCCAAACGAAGGCGCTTTGGTCAAAG tGCACTATGTTGGGAGACATGGAGAAAATGTTTTTGAGGATCGGGAGGTGGAGTTTACAGTTGGAGATGCAGTCATTTCAAATGTCATTGAGGGTTTAGACATTGCGGTTAAGAGAATGAAGGAAGGAGAGAAATGTCGGCTGGACATCAAGCCCAGTATGGCATACGGATCAAAAGGAAATCCAGATCTAGGGGTGCCTCCGGATGCTGAACTTGTTTATGATGTAGAACTACTCAGCTTTGAAAAT GCAAAAGAAAGCTGGGAAATGGAGCCCCATGAAAAACTGGAGCAATCCATTATAGCCAAAACAAAGGGAACAAAATTTTTCAAG GAGGGTAACTACAAAGTAGCCCTGAAGTACTACGATAAATGTCAGAAGAATTTGGAGTTTGAGACGACCCTTAAGGGTGAGGATGAAGAGAAGCGGAAGGAAGTTATCGTTCAAGCTCACCTCAACATGGCCATGTGTCACCTGAAGATGGAGCAGTATGTCAAAGTTCGCGACCACTGTAACAAAGCCCTGGACCTGGACGACAAGTGTGTTAAAGCTTACTTCAGGAGGGGACAG GCCTACTATGCTGGAAATGATTTTGACCTTGCCAGAAAAGACTTTGAAAAAGCGTGTGAGTTAGAGCCGGACAATAAAGCCGCTAAAAATCAAGTCAAAATTTGTGAACAGAAGATAAAACAGTTTGACAAGAAGGAAAAAGCCAAGTACCAGGGAATGTTTGAAAAGTTTGCTGCTGAAGATTCTAAAAAG CCTCAAAATCGCTTTGTTGATGGTTTTGAGGAAATTGGAGAATGGGATAATAAAATGGCTCATGGCATGCTGCCCCTTGATCAAGAATGTGAGGCTTTCGGAGAAAAGATGCCCGAGCGATGTAATGTGTCCCAACCCCCTGGGGATGACTGA
- the LOC105334966 gene encoding sodium channel modifier 1, whose product MSFKRDGDDVDQLGVLRRRRVKELFTEDIPEDEALLTSNGRYACLVCANRPVFDTVIVLSQHRQGKKHQAYFVQFQEKKDELDMLIKQRKQDQYLKDGTTDIKQATTSHKGLGCGHRYDPRVKKKFHSQKTRVSLSGPSDGETPCQSEAPTATDIASLPGNSHVIIPSPKVAGILKKEFPINESKTEKSKVPSCSSGEFNTNEKFRQHIMGQKGPFLHDKQLKNIFSGPTSNSFTPMPYKRKAAYGDGDDIQCKSKQTKESHHNAIDNNSKPGCASKTYEQSHHVNEINPTSVFKSKIKKPTTQKSQEDKKRLQEKQELADKYLYYRGGGWKKNWKGEWIKDEDVEFDSDEEPPDLP is encoded by the exons atgtccTTTAAGAGGGATGGTGATGATGTTGACCAGCTTGGGGTCTTGAGG AGAAGGAGGGTTAAAGAATTATTCACAGAAGACATTCCAGAGGATGAGGCTTTGCTGACAAGCAATGGAAG GTATGCATGCCTAGTGTGTGCCAACAGACCTGTGTTTGATACAGTCATTGTGTTGTCACAACACAGACAAGGAAAGAAACATCAGGctt ACTTTGTGCAATTTCAAGAGAAGAAAGATGAGCTAGATATGCTGATAAAGCAAAGAAAACAAGACCAGTATTTGAAGGATGGAACTACTGATATAAAGCAG GCCACAACATCACATAAAGGCCTGGGATGCGGACACAGGTATGACCCAAGGGTAAAGAAAAAGTTCCATTCTCAGAAAACACGTGTAAGCCTGTCTGGTCCCTCTGATGGCGAGACACCATGTCAGAGCGAGGCTCCAACTGCTACTGATATTGCATCACTTCCTGGAAACTCCCATGTCATAATACCATCACCAAAAGTTGCTGGGATTTTGAAAAAGGAATTCCCAATAAATGAGTCCAAAACTGAAAAATCTAAAGTTCCATCCTGTTCCTCTGGTGAAttcaataccaatgaaaaattcAGGCAACACATTATGGGCCAGAAGGGCCCTTTTCTTCATgataaacaattgaaaaatattttctcagGTCCAACATCAAATAGTTTTACTCCTATGCCATACAAGAGAAAAGCAGCATATGGGGATGGGGATGATATTCAGTGTAAATCTAAACAAACAAAGGAGAGTCATCATAATGCGATAGACAATAATTCTAAACCTGGTTGTGCTTCTAAAACCTATGAACAAAGTCACCATGTGAATGAAATCAATCCTACCTCAGTGTTCaagtcaaaaataaaaaagccaACCACCCAAAAAAGCCAGGAGGACAAGAAAAGACTTCAAGAAAAACAAGAACTGGCTGACAAATACCTGTACTACAGGGG TGGGGGATGGAAGAAAAACTGGAAGGGAGAGTGGATCAAGGATGAAGATGTGGAGTTTGACTCTGATGAAGAACCTCCAGATCTTCCATAG